Proteins found in one Erythrobacter sp. 3-20A1M genomic segment:
- a CDS encoding carbon-nitrogen hydrolase family protein, which yields MARIALWQATSGIDPDANAQDLTERAAQAADDGAAMLFTPEMTGMLDRDRKRAASSIRSEDDDPTLASARETAARHGLWIALGSVALDTGEGRWVNRSFVLDPAGEIGARYDKLHMFDVDLADGESWRESNAYRPGDTVVTVPQTPIGRLGLAICYDIRFPALFDALGSARCDVIAIPAAFTVPTGKAHWHILQQARAIEASAYVVAAAQVGEHADGRRTYGHSLVIDPWGEVLLDMGGEEPGLGFAEIDPARIDHVRAQVPSLANRRDLSTAARP from the coding sequence ATGGCCCGCATCGCGCTATGGCAGGCGACATCCGGTATAGATCCTGATGCCAACGCCCAAGACCTGACCGAACGTGCGGCGCAGGCAGCGGACGACGGAGCCGCTATGCTCTTCACGCCCGAAATGACCGGGATGCTGGATCGTGACCGAAAGCGTGCCGCCTCCTCCATCCGATCGGAAGATGACGATCCCACGCTGGCCTCCGCGCGCGAGACCGCCGCGCGACATGGACTCTGGATCGCGCTGGGCTCGGTCGCTCTCGATACGGGGGAAGGGCGCTGGGTCAATCGGTCCTTCGTCCTAGACCCGGCGGGTGAAATAGGCGCCCGCTACGACAAGCTGCATATGTTCGACGTCGACCTCGCGGATGGCGAAAGCTGGCGCGAGTCGAACGCGTACAGGCCGGGCGATACCGTGGTGACTGTGCCGCAGACGCCGATCGGGCGCCTCGGCCTTGCTATCTGCTACGACATTCGCTTTCCAGCGCTGTTCGACGCCCTGGGCTCCGCGCGATGCGACGTCATCGCCATTCCCGCAGCCTTTACCGTCCCGACAGGGAAGGCGCATTGGCATATCCTGCAACAGGCTCGGGCGATCGAGGCGAGCGCCTATGTGGTCGCCGCCGCGCAGGTCGGCGAGCATGCCGACGGTCGCCGGACCTATGGCCATAGTCTGGTGATCGATCCGTGGGGCGAGGTTCTGCTCGACATGGGCGGCGAAGAACCCGGGCTGGGGTTTGCCGAAATCGATCCGGCGCGCATCGATCACGTGCGGGCGCAGGTCCCGAGCCTTGCCAACCGGCGCGATCTCTCTACAGCCGCGCGACCATGA
- a CDS encoding DUF1178 family protein yields the protein MIVFDLICDGSHRFEGWFASTSQYEDQLERGLVTCPECDSAAVRKAPMAPAIPAKANRQDPAPRDPASGSSETVMSNRAIPPAVEKAMRALAAAQAKALSQSKWVGTSFAEESRAMHYGEKDLATIHGKATLQEAKELLDEGISVAPLPFPVAEPDELN from the coding sequence ATGATCGTATTCGACCTTATTTGCGACGGTTCTCACCGGTTCGAGGGATGGTTCGCCTCGACATCGCAATACGAGGATCAGCTGGAGCGCGGTCTGGTCACCTGCCCGGAATGCGACAGCGCTGCGGTGCGCAAGGCACCGATGGCCCCCGCGATACCGGCCAAGGCAAACCGGCAGGACCCGGCACCGCGCGACCCTGCATCCGGTAGCTCCGAAACGGTCATGAGCAACCGGGCGATACCACCTGCGGTGGAGAAGGCGATGCGCGCCCTAGCGGCCGCCCAGGCCAAGGCATTGTCGCAAAGCAAATGGGTCGGAACGTCGTTCGCGGAGGAGAGCCGGGCCATGCATTACGGCGAGAAGGACCTTGCCACGATCCACGGCAAGGCGACCTTGCAGGAAGCGAAGGAGTTGCTCGACGAGGGCATCTCGGTCGCGCCGTTGCCGTTTCCCGTGGCAGAGCCCGACGAGTTGAACTGA
- the grxC gene encoding glutaredoxin 3 produces MSTPKVDIYTKFGCGFCSRAKRLLDQKGVEYEEFDITMGGPKRDEMRERAPNASTVPQIFIGDTHVGGSDDLAALESAGKLDAMLAG; encoded by the coding sequence ATGTCCACCCCCAAGGTCGATATCTATACCAAGTTCGGTTGCGGGTTCTGTTCGCGCGCCAAGCGCTTGCTGGATCAGAAGGGCGTCGAATACGAAGAGTTCGACATCACCATGGGCGGGCCGAAGCGCGACGAGATGCGCGAGCGCGCGCCGAACGCCTCGACCGTGCCGCAAATCTTCATCGGCGATACGCATGTCGGCGGGTCCGACGATCTCGCCGCACTGGAAAGCGCCGGGAAGCTCGACGCAATGCTCGCGGGCTGA
- a CDS encoding response regulator transcription factor — translation MRSDVLIVDDEPAIRRLLTGALDRSGISHLEAGTAGEALRLAAAQPAPLVALLDLGLPDRDGLEIVPQLAGYGLAVVVLTARDATQEKVAALDLGADDFVTKPFDSEELLARIRSALRRKAGPLADASAREFSGGRIDRDRHRVTMGDRQIDLTPREFNLLWALADRPGRVITHETLLETVWGPAHRQDLDYLRVAIRALRRKMEVDPSNPRLIVNEPGVGYRLAVG, via the coding sequence ATGCGTAGCGATGTCTTGATCGTCGACGACGAGCCCGCCATCCGACGGCTGTTGACGGGCGCCCTCGACCGGAGTGGCATCAGCCATCTAGAGGCGGGAACGGCGGGCGAGGCGTTGCGCCTTGCCGCTGCGCAGCCGGCGCCATTGGTCGCCCTGCTAGACCTCGGCCTGCCCGACCGCGACGGGCTGGAAATCGTGCCGCAGCTTGCCGGTTACGGACTGGCGGTAGTGGTCCTCACCGCGCGCGATGCGACGCAGGAAAAAGTCGCGGCCCTGGATCTGGGCGCCGACGACTTCGTGACCAAACCGTTCGATAGCGAGGAACTGCTCGCACGAATCCGCTCGGCCTTGCGGCGCAAGGCAGGCCCCCTCGCCGACGCATCGGCGCGCGAGTTTTCGGGCGGACGGATCGATCGGGATCGCCACCGCGTGACGATGGGCGACCGCCAGATCGATCTCACGCCGCGCGAATTCAACCTTCTGTGGGCGCTCGCCGATCGACCGGGCCGGGTAATCACGCACGAAACGCTGCTCGAAACCGTGTGGGGCCCTGCCCACCGTCAGGATCTCGATTATCTGCGCGTCGCGATCCGCGCGCTGCGCCGCAAGATGGAAGTCGATCCCTCCAATCCAAGGCTGATCGTGAACGAGCCCGGCGTCGGCTATCGCCTCGCGGTTGGATAG
- a CDS encoding Hsp20 family protein: MARIDFTPYRRNTVGFDRLFDLLETQVRQGGNSDNYPPFNIEKRSEDDYRITLALAGFRPGDIDITAQQNLLVVAGRKRDEENEGEMLHVGIANRGFERRFELADFVRVDSADLADGLLTIDLVREVPDAMKPKKIAVNGQKPFDVIDGSRDNDADAA, from the coding sequence ATGGCACGTATCGATTTCACCCCCTACCGCCGCAACACCGTTGGTTTCGACCGGTTGTTCGACTTGCTCGAAACCCAGGTTCGCCAGGGCGGCAATTCCGACAACTATCCCCCGTTCAACATCGAGAAGCGCAGCGAAGACGATTATCGCATCACGCTGGCCCTTGCGGGCTTTCGTCCCGGCGACATCGACATCACTGCGCAGCAGAACCTGCTGGTGGTCGCGGGCCGCAAGCGCGACGAAGAGAACGAGGGCGAAATGCTGCATGTCGGCATCGCCAATCGCGGGTTTGAACGCCGTTTCGAACTGGCCGATTTCGTGCGCGTCGATAGCGCCGACCTCGCCGACGGTCTCCTGACTATCGATCTGGTGCGCGAAGTGCCCGACGCGATGAAGCCGAAGAAGATCGCGGTGAACGGCCAGAAGCCTTTCGACGTCATTGACGGCTCGCGCGACAACGACGCCGACGCCGCCTGA